A DNA window from Paenibacillus sp. HWE-109 contains the following coding sequences:
- a CDS encoding sensor histidine kinase has translation MDPAGYLTRNGLLFWQLFFALKLIASLAVTGVVYYETSTAFFWRLSFIVLSIAVFLFVRFRLPKSKVRRNMLIRVLILDFLVSAAYGYVFIGGQVPNQLLVGITALAILMFPKSFRSIIITCVVLLAVYLAIMIAIDWYVFKQLDEVSYFMTCSFIVFAGIVCLLLHFYQRARQDALHLYAQLRESHERLQEYAIQAEEWGAARERVTIARELHDSVGHKLTGLIVQMQAARKLSRVDSERSGRIYSECEELLRASLQEIRLAVRTIRDEPVQSTFLPESLDKLSEEFTRYAEVETRFHLKGDPVPLPGELQLTAYRITQESLTNAKKHGRANKASIQLAYDTGGLSIVISNDGVLPGELKPGFGLLNMQERVKEWHGEVSFGEEGDRTFSVRAILPYPAAGMEGERQ, from the coding sequence ATGGATCCGGCAGGATATTTAACGAGAAATGGCCTTCTTTTCTGGCAGCTGTTCTTCGCGCTGAAGCTGATCGCGAGTCTCGCCGTGACGGGGGTCGTTTACTATGAAACATCGACCGCGTTCTTCTGGCGGCTGAGCTTTATCGTTCTTTCGATAGCTGTGTTTTTGTTCGTTCGGTTTCGGCTGCCCAAGTCGAAGGTGCGTAGGAACATGCTGATTCGGGTTCTGATTCTGGATTTTCTGGTTTCGGCGGCTTACGGCTACGTCTTTATTGGAGGACAAGTCCCCAATCAACTGCTGGTCGGGATTACGGCGTTGGCCATTCTGATGTTCCCGAAGAGCTTCCGATCCATCATCATCACCTGTGTAGTATTGCTTGCCGTCTATTTGGCGATCATGATCGCTATCGATTGGTATGTATTCAAACAGTTGGACGAAGTTAGCTATTTTATGACTTGCTCTTTTATCGTGTTTGCGGGCATCGTGTGCCTCTTGCTTCATTTCTATCAACGCGCGAGGCAGGACGCACTTCACTTGTACGCGCAGCTGAGGGAATCCCACGAGAGGCTGCAGGAATATGCTATCCAAGCGGAAGAATGGGGAGCGGCACGGGAGAGGGTCACGATCGCAAGGGAGCTGCATGACTCGGTAGGCCATAAATTAACAGGACTGATCGTTCAGATGCAAGCGGCTCGCAAGCTGAGCCGGGTTGACTCGGAGCGTAGTGGACGGATCTATTCGGAATGCGAGGAATTGCTGCGGGCCTCCTTGCAGGAAATACGGTTGGCGGTACGGACGATACGGGACGAGCCTGTGCAGTCGACATTCCTGCCCGAAAGCTTGGACAAGCTGTCCGAGGAGTTCACGAGGTATGCGGAGGTCGAGACCCGGTTTCACCTGAAAGGCGATCCGGTTCCGCTTCCAGGTGAACTCCAGCTCACGGCGTACCGTATCACCCAGGAATCGTTGACGAACGCGAAGAAGCACGGACGCGCGAACAAAGCCTCTATTCAACTGGCTTACGACACGGGCGGGCTTTCGATAGTGATAAGTAATGACGGAGTTTTACCAGGAGAGCTGAAACCGGGTTTCGGCTTGTTGAACATGCAAGAAAGAGTAAAGGAATGGCACGGAGAGGTTTCGTTCGGGGAGGAAGGCGATAGAACCTTCTCGGTGAGAGCGATTCTTCCGTATCCGGCTGCAGGCATGGAGGGGGAGAGACAATGA
- a CDS encoding Cfr family 23S rRNA (adenine(2503)-C(8))-methyltransferase, whose translation MKSTSKYEMIQHILAELKQPAYRFQQIADAIFKQRIGEYDRMTILPKGLRNELIKNLGEHVLNLTPVMQKTSRQVNKVLLSIEGGEFIEAVQLSYERGWKSYCISSQCGCGYGCRFCATGIIGLKRNLTADEITDQLLYFHLNGQALDSVSFMGMGEALANPNIFDTLMILTDPRTFGLGYRRITVSTIGILPGIDRLRKEFPQVNLTFSLHSPFDEQRSELMPINNRFPLNDVLNKLDQHIRDTGRKVYIAYILLRGENDSIEHAEAVAALLKDRGPWEHLYHVNLIPYNSTEVTPESFHQSDKDRVQKFVRILKSKGIKVTVRTQFGTDIDAACGQLYAHNK comes from the coding sequence ATGAAATCAACTTCGAAATACGAAATGATTCAACACATATTGGCTGAATTAAAACAACCTGCATATCGGTTTCAACAAATTGCGGACGCGATCTTCAAGCAAAGAATTGGTGAATATGACAGGATGACCATACTGCCCAAGGGTTTAAGAAATGAATTAATTAAGAACCTTGGCGAACACGTTTTGAACTTAACCCCTGTCATGCAAAAGACATCCAGACAAGTGAATAAAGTGCTTCTTTCCATCGAGGGCGGTGAATTCATAGAAGCAGTTCAACTAAGCTATGAGCGCGGCTGGAAATCATACTGCATTTCCAGCCAGTGCGGATGCGGATATGGTTGTCGCTTCTGTGCAACAGGTATAATCGGACTGAAACGAAATCTAACCGCCGATGAAATTACCGATCAATTGTTATACTTTCATTTAAATGGTCAAGCCTTGGATAGTGTTTCGTTTATGGGCATGGGAGAGGCGCTAGCCAATCCTAATATCTTCGACACGCTTATGATTCTAACAGATCCACGAACCTTTGGCTTGGGATATCGAAGAATTACAGTTTCCACCATCGGAATTTTGCCGGGGATCGATCGTTTGAGAAAGGAATTTCCACAGGTTAACCTGACCTTTTCACTGCACTCTCCGTTCGACGAACAGCGGAGCGAACTAATGCCCATTAACAATAGATTTCCGCTTAATGATGTGTTAAACAAGTTGGATCAGCATATTCGTGATACAGGTAGAAAAGTATATATTGCGTATATATTACTACGAGGAGAAAACGATTCAATTGAGCATGCGGAAGCCGTTGCTGCTTTGTTAAAGGACAGAGGTCCTTGGGAACATTTATATCACGTCAATTTGATCCCCTACAATTCAACCGAGGTGACTCCTGAAAGCTTTCATCAATCAGACAAGGATCGGGTTCAAAAGTTCGTCAGAATCTTAAAATCAAAGGGAATTAAAGTAACTGTGCGAACTCAATTCGGAACGGACATTGATGCAGCTTGTGGTCAGCTATACGCACACAACAAGTAA
- a CDS encoding DinB family protein, with translation MRDDFVFHILNDQYAKLLELAERCPVDGRNKVPEGFNNSIHWHVGHVLVSTELHIFYLSGNMQAMKLPSEYMAYFGYGTKPSVWLNEPPAWETLIDQLKGQPAYLWEWLKDSLTQPVKDNFFGAETFGGLVVSTALHASYHVGNVSAMLKALK, from the coding sequence ATGAGAGATGACTTTGTATTCCATATTCTAAACGACCAATACGCCAAGCTTCTGGAGCTTGCAGAAAGATGCCCGGTGGATGGGCGTAATAAGGTGCCAGAAGGCTTCAACAATTCGATTCACTGGCATGTAGGCCACGTACTCGTCTCCACAGAGCTTCATATCTTCTATTTATCCGGCAATATGCAAGCGATGAAGCTTCCGTCGGAGTATATGGCTTATTTCGGTTATGGCACGAAACCTTCGGTTTGGCTTAACGAACCTCCAGCCTGGGAAACGCTAATTGACCAACTGAAGGGGCAGCCCGCCTATCTGTGGGAATGGCTGAAGGATAGTTTGACGCAGCCCGTGAAAGATAATTTCTTCGGCGCCGAAACGTTCGGGGGGCTGGTCGTTTCCACGGCTCTGCATGCATCGTATCATGTGGGCAATGTCTCCGCTATGCTGAAAGCATTGAAGTAG
- a CDS encoding response regulator transcription factor, producing MKILVVDDQRLMREGLATILELEPDMEVVGTAADGRDAYAKVMEWRPHAVLMDIRMPVMDGVEASALILKHYPETKILILTTFDDEELILRALEQGVHGYLMKDMPSEAIVSAIHAVCNGGTVLQPEITSMLLKGLNKGTAGSSMPTPAFLKDEEEGLASLTEREKNVLAFLAEGLNNKEIADALHITEGTAKNHLSSVMAKLGLRDRTQAAIFAVRRLL from the coding sequence ATGAAGATTCTCGTAGTGGATGATCAGAGGCTCATGCGGGAAGGGTTAGCGACGATTCTGGAATTGGAGCCGGACATGGAGGTGGTCGGCACGGCGGCGGACGGGAGAGACGCCTATGCCAAAGTGATGGAGTGGCGTCCTCACGCGGTGTTGATGGATATCCGAATGCCGGTAATGGATGGTGTGGAGGCATCCGCGCTCATCCTCAAGCATTATCCCGAGACCAAAATCCTGATCCTGACCACGTTCGATGACGAGGAGCTAATTCTGAGGGCTTTGGAGCAAGGTGTGCACGGATATCTCATGAAGGATATGCCGTCCGAGGCGATCGTCAGCGCGATTCACGCTGTCTGCAACGGAGGAACAGTTCTTCAGCCCGAGATTACGTCGATGCTGCTGAAGGGGCTGAACAAGGGGACGGCTGGAAGCTCCATGCCGACTCCCGCTTTCTTGAAGGATGAGGAGGAAGGGCTTGCCAGCTTGACTGAACGTGAGAAGAATGTGCTGGCCTTCCTTGCTGAAGGCTTAAACAATAAAGAGATCGCGGATGCCCTGCATATTACGGAAGGCACCGCTAAAAACCACCTGTCCAGCGTGATGGCGAAGCTGGGACTACGCGACCGAACGCAGGCGGCTATTTTTGCAGTTCGCCGGCTCTTATAA
- a CDS encoding DMT family transporter: MESAPNSIYFLTALFLVLLSGFLHALWNLFTKRSVKKDVFLWLCQWAGVIVYLPWVILYIPQSVADIKSYSLLFASMILHGIYVILLAKTYSLGDLSQVYPIMRGTSLLLVPLISVFFLGLHLGVVSWIGISFIVSGIFFISGAKFNKISPRPKVAILLASSVGICIASYILVDAISIKYWPPFVLNEATNLGNGLALSFSVFRSRAIRNEWKINWKTVLLGGIFAQGGYLLFLYAVTIAPVGQLAPMREIGTVFGTMFGIVILKEKQGKSRIIASILIATGIIILGFSGR; this comes from the coding sequence ATGGAAAGTGCACCGAATTCAATCTATTTTTTGACTGCTCTTTTTCTCGTTCTTTTATCTGGATTTTTGCATGCGTTGTGGAATCTTTTTACGAAGAGGAGTGTAAAAAAAGACGTATTTTTGTGGCTATGTCAATGGGCGGGGGTAATTGTTTATTTACCTTGGGTTATATTATATATTCCCCAATCGGTCGCAGACATAAAAAGTTATTCTTTACTATTTGCTTCTATGATTTTGCACGGAATTTATGTAATACTGCTCGCTAAAACGTATTCATTGGGAGATCTTTCTCAAGTCTATCCAATCATGCGTGGAACAAGTCTATTATTGGTTCCACTGATATCTGTATTTTTTTTAGGACTTCACCTAGGTGTCGTAAGCTGGATAGGTATATCTTTTATTGTTTCGGGGATTTTTTTCATTAGTGGAGCTAAGTTTAACAAAATTTCGCCTCGACCGAAGGTGGCCATACTCCTCGCAAGTTCAGTAGGCATTTGTATTGCGAGCTATATTCTGGTGGATGCAATATCTATTAAATATTGGCCACCTTTCGTACTGAATGAAGCAACAAACTTGGGGAATGGATTAGCTTTATCATTTTCAGTTTTTCGTTCCCGAGCAATAAGGAATGAATGGAAAATCAATTGGAAAACGGTTCTATTAGGGGGCATTTTTGCACAGGGTGGCTATCTGTTATTTTTATATGCTGTAACAATTGCCCCTGTAGGACAGCTAGCACCTATGCGAGAGATTGGGACAGTTTTTGGCACAATGTTTGGAATTGTTATTCTTAAAGAGAAACAAGGTAAGAGTCGAATTATTGCTTCTATTCTCATTGCAACGGGGATCATTATTCTTGGATTTTCAGGACGCTGA
- a CDS encoding Rqc2 family fibronectin-binding protein, whose translation MAFDGLLMHQLANEINSNLPMTINKIIQISDTEILLDGQSNERKLRLIISIHSQNNRINFTEENYSESKQENEFLILLAKHLRAGVIQSMEQVGVERIYCFQISVGPVRFTLYIELLGKDANIILVDEANNIIGAMKQTSLCKASARTLSPEAIYHLPFDDSGKQNPFQPSSIIESESLVTQFHGFSPLLSREFQYRMQQGQSFHEIMHELNRSDKLYLSETEQGIHFHCIPLTHLRGNLSFYPIMEGVDIALYNMQTRQQSDRLFQLVRNELIKRSRKLSKLEQAVLEVGHFEQYRTYADLLYTYYHLLPRNDASADLKDFMTGELLYIPLDIKLSAKQNAQKYYEKYNKGKIAHTKLKEQIVLCKMELDYFSRLESRLELADGIDVLEIRRELEKHGYSKAKQNQSTKKKQNRKSNIMTFQFDHDIKIFVGKNSIQNDYLTFHYAKKEDLWLHVKSYHGAHVVINTSTPDEETLYYGALLAAYFSQIKASSSVEVNYCNS comes from the coding sequence ATGGCATTTGACGGTTTACTAATGCATCAACTTGCCAACGAAATCAATTCTAATTTACCGATGACAATCAATAAGATCATACAAATTTCTGATACGGAGATTCTCCTGGATGGACAATCAAACGAGCGTAAACTTAGGCTGATTATCAGCATTCATTCACAAAATAACCGTATAAATTTCACAGAAGAAAATTATTCGGAATCGAAACAGGAAAATGAATTTTTGATATTACTGGCAAAACATCTACGCGCTGGCGTCATCCAAAGTATGGAACAAGTCGGTGTTGAACGAATATACTGCTTTCAAATCAGTGTTGGGCCAGTTCGCTTCACACTTTACATTGAACTGCTAGGCAAAGATGCAAACATCATACTTGTCGATGAAGCGAATAACATTATTGGTGCAATGAAACAAACATCGCTCTGCAAAGCCAGTGCGCGGACACTCTCGCCTGAAGCCATTTATCACCTTCCATTTGATGATAGCGGAAAACAGAATCCTTTCCAGCCGTCTTCCATAATTGAATCAGAGTCACTTGTAACACAATTTCATGGTTTTTCGCCTCTGTTAAGCCGTGAATTTCAATACCGAATGCAGCAGGGGCAGTCATTTCACGAAATTATGCATGAACTAAACAGAAGCGATAAGCTTTATTTGTCGGAAACAGAGCAGGGTATCCATTTTCATTGCATTCCGCTTACACACTTGAGGGGAAATTTGAGTTTTTACCCGATTATGGAAGGCGTAGATATTGCCTTGTATAACATGCAAACTCGTCAGCAATCAGATCGTTTATTCCAATTGGTACGCAATGAATTAATTAAACGCTCCCGAAAACTTTCAAAATTGGAGCAAGCAGTTCTTGAAGTCGGGCATTTTGAGCAATATCGTACCTATGCGGATCTACTTTACACATACTATCATCTGCTTCCCCGCAACGATGCTTCTGCCGATCTCAAGGATTTTATGACAGGAGAACTGCTTTATATTCCATTAGACATCAAACTGAGTGCAAAACAAAATGCTCAAAAATACTATGAAAAATACAACAAAGGAAAAATTGCTCATACCAAACTCAAGGAGCAAATTGTGCTTTGTAAAATGGAATTAGATTATTTTTCTCGGCTTGAGTCCCGGCTTGAACTGGCTGATGGCATAGATGTATTAGAAATTCGCAGGGAGCTAGAAAAACACGGCTATTCTAAAGCAAAGCAAAACCAATCAACGAAGAAAAAACAGAACAGGAAGTCTAACATTATGACTTTTCAATTCGACCATGATATCAAAATCTTCGTAGGCAAGAACAGTATTCAGAATGATTACCTAACATTCCATTATGCCAAGAAAGAGGATTTATGGCTGCACGTGAAAAGTTATCACGGAGCACATGTTGTTATCAATACCTCAACACCTGATGAAGAAACGTTATATTATGGGGCCTTATTGGCTGCTTACTTTTCGCAAATCAAGGCCTCTAGTTCGGTAGAAGTAAATTATTGTAACTCTTAG
- a CDS encoding DoxX family protein → MKNIKIINWILVAIVALYFFLSAYIDLAHTPQAVETVKKLGYSEYFLDILGIAKVLGIIALLAPKFNRLKEWAYAGFTFDAISAIWSNIASGYPSESIAAVIVIVLLMASYIVFRKLQNEIHAESANKS, encoded by the coding sequence ATGAAAAATATTAAAATTATCAATTGGATTCTTGTGGCCATTGTTGCTCTATATTTCTTTTTAAGTGCTTATATAGATTTGGCCCATACTCCCCAAGCCGTAGAGACGGTGAAGAAGTTAGGTTATTCGGAGTACTTTTTGGATATACTTGGAATCGCAAAAGTTCTGGGAATTATCGCGCTTCTTGCTCCAAAATTCAATAGATTAAAAGAGTGGGCGTATGCCGGATTTACTTTCGATGCGATTTCAGCTATCTGGTCGAACATTGCTAGCGGCTATCCTTCGGAAAGCATTGCAGCTGTAATAGTAATTGTGCTTCTTATGGCCTCCTACATTGTGTTCCGCAAGCTACAGAACGAAATCCATGCAGAATCCGCCAACAAATCTTAG
- a CDS encoding methyl-accepting chemotaxis protein: MKLRSNRRRLTIQNKLLFITLTILIVPMLTMAAMSLWVSSSESDMQMRSNLRNTVKMGSEIMASFEDSAARGTLSKEAAQEQVKQLLLGPRQADGLRTVNANIDLGEHGYFFILNDKGELLAHPSLEGQNLFDQKTSDGFYHIRDMLKKGGQPAGGFTVYKWPLPDNSKEAMKIAYSLKNPEWGWTLVAGSYIQDYMAGQTYIVQGTLYTLISCLAVGVVVIILFAMRLSKPIALLTRQARKIAEGDLSPSDGEIIRSQDEIGDLFRSFSMMRDSLRTMTGELITHAAALSSASRDLSLTFLETTGAMNRISASVQEVAASNEVQKKSLRESTLAMEELAEEAQRIAASSSLAHEASLTTLDHAEQGNELIIRSSEQMWAITSTVEDLSSIVGRLGERSRHIGEIAEEMAELSAQTNLLSLNASIEAARAGEQGKGFAVVAGEVKKLAERSQRSAMQVAELIGDTRGDIGAAVSSMDKGDREVRAGAELIQYSGEAFNRILLATRSAAYHVRQTSSASEQISSSSQEFTASLLEIDHMAKCSDDLAQGISAATTHQFAALEEISASADSMSRISEEMLRLVQRFKL, translated from the coding sequence GTGAAGTTGAGATCAAATCGCAGGCGGCTCACTATTCAAAATAAATTATTGTTCATTACCTTAACTATCCTGATCGTGCCGATGCTGACGATGGCTGCTATGAGTCTATGGGTGTCGTCGAGCGAGAGCGACATGCAAATGAGGTCGAATCTGCGCAATACGGTCAAGATGGGTTCCGAGATCATGGCGTCGTTCGAGGATTCGGCTGCAAGGGGCACGCTCAGCAAAGAGGCCGCGCAGGAGCAAGTGAAGCAGTTGCTTCTCGGTCCCAGGCAGGCGGACGGATTGAGGACGGTCAATGCGAATATTGATCTGGGGGAGCACGGCTACTTCTTTATCCTCAACGATAAAGGTGAATTGCTGGCGCACCCTTCGCTGGAGGGGCAGAATCTCTTTGATCAAAAGACGAGCGATGGCTTCTATCATATTCGAGATATGCTGAAGAAGGGCGGACAACCGGCCGGCGGCTTTACTGTCTACAAGTGGCCTCTTCCCGATAATTCCAAAGAGGCCATGAAAATCGCCTACTCGCTGAAGAACCCAGAGTGGGGGTGGACCCTTGTCGCGGGATCGTACATCCAAGATTACATGGCGGGGCAAACGTATATTGTTCAAGGCACACTGTATACGCTCATCAGCTGCCTGGCGGTTGGTGTCGTTGTCATTATTCTATTCGCCATGAGGCTCTCCAAGCCGATCGCGTTGCTGACCCGCCAAGCCAGGAAGATCGCTGAGGGCGACTTGTCGCCCAGCGATGGAGAAATCATTCGGAGCCAGGACGAGATCGGCGACTTGTTCCGCTCGTTCTCCATGATGAGGGACAGCCTACGAACGATGACCGGGGAGCTGATCACCCACGCCGCCGCTTTGTCATCGGCCTCGCGGGACCTATCGTTGACTTTTTTGGAGACGACGGGAGCAATGAACCGCATCTCCGCTTCCGTGCAGGAAGTCGCTGCGAGCAATGAGGTGCAAAAGAAAAGCCTGCGGGAAAGCACACTCGCCATGGAGGAATTGGCGGAGGAGGCGCAACGCATAGCCGCCTCCTCTTCGCTGGCTCATGAGGCCTCTCTGACCACTTTAGACCATGCGGAACAAGGCAACGAACTCATCATCCGGTCATCGGAGCAGATGTGGGCAATAACTTCCACCGTGGAGGACCTCTCATCGATAGTCGGCCGGCTCGGAGAGAGATCACGGCATATCGGGGAAATTGCAGAAGAGATGGCTGAGTTGTCCGCGCAGACGAACCTGCTCTCGCTGAATGCGTCTATCGAGGCGGCGAGGGCCGGGGAGCAGGGTAAGGGCTTCGCAGTCGTCGCCGGCGAGGTGAAGAAGCTGGCCGAACGCTCGCAACGATCCGCCATGCAGGTCGCGGAGCTAATCGGTGATACGCGAGGAGATATTGGCGCCGCCGTTTCGTCTATGGATAAGGGGGATCGCGAAGTAAGGGCCGGAGCCGAGCTCATCCAGTATTCCGGCGAAGCATTCAACCGGATCCTGTTAGCTACGCGCAGCGCTGCGTACCATGTGCGGCAGACCTCTTCGGCGTCCGAACAGATCTCCTCGAGCTCGCAGGAATTTACCGCGTCCTTGTTGGAGATTGACCATATGGCAAAGTGTTCCGACGATCTGGCGCAGGGAATTTCGGCGGCCACCACACATCAGTTCGCCGCCTTGGAGGAAATCTCGGCATCGGCCGACTCTATGAGCCGGATCTCCGAGGAGATGCTCCGGCTAGTTCAACGGTTTAAGCTGTGA